In Juglans regia cultivar Chandler chromosome 13, Walnut 2.0, whole genome shotgun sequence, the following proteins share a genomic window:
- the LOC109002894 gene encoding probable WRKY transcription factor 4 → MADNEDPAPPLLPSTSSPPPSSSLPSKSTALSLPSRPTISLPPRSTMETIFNGAGGGLAGLGFSPGPMTLVSSFFSDNDECRSFSQLLAGAMASPAAIPSQLHRQSFPAPDELNSTGRDDDFRFKQNRPPGLAIAQPKFFTVPPGMSPAGLLDSPGLFSPGQGSFGMTHQQALAQVTAQAAQSHSHLHVQTDYPSSLSTAPTTSSTQLSTFTTNTTAHQQSPSIPDSGVAVNESSDFSHSEQRSQPSSFAADKPAEDGYNWRKYGQKQVKGSEFPRSYYKCSHPNCPVKKKVERSLDGQVTEIIYKGQHNHQPPQNNKRAKDTGNPSGNSTIQGNPGLASQVQSGTLNKLKEGIAPCSMSKKDQESSQATPEHLSGTSDSEEVGDTETGVDEKDEDEPDPKRRSTELKVSEPASSHRTVTEPRIIVQTTSEVDLLDDGYRWRKYGQKVVKGNPYPRSYYKCTTPGCTVRKHIERASTDPKAVITTYEGKHNHDVPTAKTSSHNTANSIASQRKPDNVAVEKHALTNKMGLRNNDQQPIARLRLKEEQIT, encoded by the exons ATGGCTGATAACGAAGACCCTGCGCCGCCACTCCTCCCGTCCACGTCGTCACCACCGCCCTCTTCATCCCTACCTTCGAAATCGACCGCTCTTTCCCTTCCTTCACGCCCTACCATCAGTCTCCCACCCCGTTCCACCATGGAAACGATCTTCAATGGTGCTGGTGGAGGGCTGGCCGGTCTCGGCTTCAGTCCGGGACCTATGACCCTCGTCTCCAGCTTCTTCTCCGACAACGACGAGTGCAGGTCCTTCTCTCAGCTCCTTGCTGGCGCCATGGCTTCCCCCGCGGCTATTCCCTCACAACTCCATCGCCAGAGCTTCCCAGCGCCGGATGAATTAAATTCCACTGGCCGAGATGACGATTTTCGGTTCAAGCAGAATCGGCCGCCGGGTTTGGCGATTGCTCAGCCAAAGTTTTTTACGGTTCCGCCGGGGATGAGCCCCGCCGGCTTGCTGGATTCGCCAGGGCTGTTCTCACCGGGTCAG GGGTCCTTTGGAATGACACACCAGCAGGCTCTGGCCCAGGTCACAGCTCAGGCTGCACAATCCCATTCCCATTTGCATGTCCAAACCGATTATCCATCTTCATTATCAACAGCACCTACTACATCATCAACACAGCTTTCAACCTTTACTACCAATACAACTGCACATCAGCAGAGCCCCTCAATACCAGACTCTGGTGTCGCAGTGAATGAATCGTCTGATTTCTCCCATTCTGAACAGAGATCCCAACCTTCTTCATTTGCTGCTGATAAGCCTGCTGAGGATGGTTACAACTGGCGGAAATATGGGCAGAAGCAGGTGAAAGGTAGTGAATTTCCTCGTAGTTACTACAAATGCTCACATCCAAATTGTCCTGTCAAGAAAAAGGTTGAGCGCTCTCTTGATGGCCAAGTAACCGAAATAATTTACAAGGGCCAGCACAACCATCAACCGCCCCAAAACAATAAGCGTGCAAAGGACACTGGAAATCCCAGTGGAAATTCAACTATTCAGGGGAATCCTGGCTTAGCCTCTCAAGTTCAAAGTGGGactttaaacaaattgaaagaagGTATAGCTCCTTGTTCAATGTCAAAGAAGGACCAGGAATCTAGCCAAGCTACACCTGAACACTTATCTGGGACAAGTGACAGCGAGGAAGTGGGTGATACTGAAACTGGAGTAGATGAAAAGGATGAAGATGAACCCGACCCAAAGAGACg AAGTACAGAGCTCAAGGTTTCAGAGCCAGCATCTTCACATAGGACTGTTACGGAACCTAGAATCATTGTGCAGACAACTAGTGAAGTGGATCTTTTAGATGATGGGTATAGATGGCGAAAATATGGACAGAAGGTTGTCAAAGGAAATCCCTATCCAAG AAGCTATTACAAATGCACAACCCCAGGATGTACTGTCCGTAAGCACATCGAGAGGGCTTCAACAGATCCAAAAGCTGTCATTACAACATATGAGGGTAAACATAATCATGACGTACCAACTGCTAAAACTAGCAGCCATAACACAGCGAACAGCATAGCATCACAGCGAAAACCAGACAATGTGGCAGTCGAGAAGCATGCCTTAACTAACAAGATGGGTCTTAGGAACAATGATCAACAGCCGATAGCGCGATTACGTTTGAAAGAAGAGCAGATAACATAG
- the LOC109002881 gene encoding uncharacterized protein LOC109002881, whose protein sequence is MGGCASKTNRRVHTRRKYFPICGKGRGKICASFPDLPLQGIDNAGNCTRDLAVSEFVHLDFEKGTATTRKRSEVSNMTFHLTQLQWNHSQRDANGICQEEAWFDSVSILESDSDDDFSTVYGDCIPSVGNATQLVQYESASCFVDSGCKYEEFYGSYLKIDGGTHNPSENTQENNLKSCLPGLLPPVILNDKNQPMSSSPPPQRKQAAVIMYSYKRKSVDGNEKTEYRASEKYLYHPRAGLQIPCSPGEKLTAGCWSAVSPSVFKLRGENYFRDKQKFPAPECSPYVPIGVDLFVCPRKINHIAQHLELPCAKAHEKVPSLLIVNIQLPIYPATMFLGEYDGEGMSLVLYFKVSDHFDKDISPRFQDSIKRFIEDEMEMVKGFTKESLVPFRERLKILAGMVNPEDLQLSSTERKLLHAYNDKPVLSRPQHNFFKGTNYLEIDLDIHRFSYISRKGLESFLDRLQYGILDLGLTIQAQKPEELPEQVLCCVRLNKIDFVNRGQIPTIVTLKDD, encoded by the exons ATGGGTGGCTGTGCCTCCAAAACAAATAGAAGAGTTCATACCCGGAGGAAGTACTTTCCCATATGTGGTAAAGGCCGTGGAAAGATCTGCGCTTCCTTTCCTGATCTACCTTTGCAAGGGATTGACAATGCTGGAAATTGCACAAGAGACTTGGCTGTCAGTGAATTTGTTCATCTAGATTTTGAGAAGGGTACTGCCACCACCCGCAAGAGATCTGAAGTTTCTAACATGACGTTTCATCTCACCCAGCTCCAATGGAACCACAGTCAACGTGATGCAAATG GAATATGCCAAGAAGAAGCATGGTTTGACTCGGTTAGTATTCTAGAATCTGATTCTGATGATGACTTTAGCACCGTGTATGGAG ATTGTATTCCTTCGGTAGGTAATGCAACTCAATTGGTTCAGTATGAAAGTGCCTCCTGCTTTGTAGACAGTGGGTGTAAATATGAGGAATTTTATGGAAGCTACCTCAAAATAGATGGAGGTACTCATAACCCTTCGGAGAATACACAAGAAAACAACTTGAAGTCTTGCTTACCTGGTTTGCTTCCTCCAGTCATTTTGAATGACAAGAATCAACCTATGTCAAGTTCCCCTCCACCTCAAAGAAAGCAAGCTGCAGTTATTATGTATTCTTATAAGAGGAAATCTGTCGATGGCAATGAAAAGACTGAATATC GTGCATCTGAGAAATATTTGTATCATCCCAGAGCTGGACTGCAGATTCCATGTTCACCAGGAGAGAAGCTGACCGCGGGATGCTGGTCTGCTGTTTCACCTTCTGTCTTTAAACTCCGTGGCGAGAATTACTTCAG AGATAAACAGAAGTTCCCTGCTCCAGAGTGCAGCCCATATGTACCAATCGGAGTTGATTTATTTGTCTGCCCTCGAAAGATAAATCATATTGCTCAACACCTTGAATTGCCTTGTGCCAAAGCACACGAGAAAGTGCCTTCATTGCTGATTGTCAATAtacag CTGCCCATTTATCCTGCTACCATGTTCCTTGGTGAGTACGATGGGGAAGGCATGAGCCTCGTGTTATATTTCAAAGTATCCGATCATTTTGACAAAGATATCTCTCCTCGTTTTCAGGACAGTATCAAG AGATTCATCGAGGATGAGATGGAAATGGTTAAAGGGTTTACGAAGGAGTCCTTGGTTCCTTTCAGGGAAAGACTAAAAATTTTGGCTGGGATGGTTAATCCAGAGGACCTCCAATTGAGTTCTACCGAAAGGAAGCTTTTACATGCTTATAATGATAAGCCTGTACTGTCACGCCCTCAACACAATTTCTTCAAG GGAACCAATTACTTAGAAATTGACCTGGATATCCATCGATTCAGCTATATATCCAGGAAAGGATTAGAATCATTCCTAGATCGTTTGCAGTATGGCATACTTGATTTGGGTTTAACAATCCAG GCACAAAAACCAGAAGAACTGCCGGAACAAGTACTGTGCTGCGTGCGCTTGAACAAGATTGATTTTGTAAATCGTGGCCAAATACCTACAATTGTAACTCTGAAAGATGATTGA